From Azospirillum baldaniorum, the proteins below share one genomic window:
- a CDS encoding lipopolysaccharide biosynthesis protein has product MASEAATILKHGWLFMLANVVNRAAGLLLLPLYTRLLSPSEFGVYALVVVVADLLAVMLMIGMNNAFTAVYFEHAEEGDRRRVASTCLLAVVGTSVAMVGLAWPLGMAGSWAMFGDTGHAAVMAIALAGVALTTLFELALAYYRARKRSGLCLLVSLAKVVALLAFNLLFLWALGLGVEGIFLANGASFLALGLLLVVAILKDTGFSFSLPILKRVAALGLPYAPQSLLDIANNFVSRWLLNILLSTAAVGLFAFGMRLSQILFMFLTASFLQIWSVSRLESQHGAADHAQADFVFHLFVVLLTGAGLGLALTAPEILWLIASADYTPVLTSMPFLVLAYVLHGVRMNPEVAILKAKRVGVLPWISAASLAVGSALALALVWQWGLLGAALANLGREVFQIALTETVRRRICRDEVPLNAVRIGWILVPAAFAYAAGWYLFGTEVDPAFTAEKVLLVLMFLAAAVFGPGMGSAGRAMLGKLLLGRVRRMQSAS; this is encoded by the coding sequence ATGGCGTCCGAAGCAGCGACGATCTTGAAACACGGTTGGCTGTTCATGCTGGCCAACGTGGTGAACCGGGCTGCCGGGCTTCTGCTCCTGCCGCTCTACACCCGGCTTCTCAGCCCTTCCGAATTCGGCGTCTACGCGCTGGTGGTGGTGGTCGCCGACCTGCTGGCGGTCATGCTGATGATCGGCATGAACAACGCCTTCACCGCCGTTTATTTCGAACACGCGGAGGAAGGCGACCGGCGCCGCGTCGCCAGCACCTGCCTGCTGGCGGTGGTCGGCACGTCGGTGGCGATGGTCGGGCTGGCCTGGCCGCTGGGCATGGCGGGAAGCTGGGCGATGTTCGGCGACACCGGCCACGCGGCGGTGATGGCGATCGCGCTCGCCGGCGTCGCCCTGACCACCCTGTTCGAACTGGCGCTGGCCTATTACCGGGCGCGCAAGCGGTCGGGCCTGTGCCTGCTGGTGTCGCTGGCCAAGGTGGTCGCCCTGCTCGCCTTCAACCTGCTGTTCCTGTGGGCGCTCGGCCTCGGGGTGGAGGGCATCTTCCTGGCGAACGGCGCGTCCTTCCTGGCGCTCGGCCTCCTGCTGGTGGTGGCGATCCTGAAGGACACGGGCTTCTCCTTCTCCCTGCCGATCCTGAAGCGGGTGGCGGCGCTGGGGCTGCCCTACGCGCCGCAGTCGCTGCTCGACATCGCCAACAACTTCGTCTCGCGCTGGCTGCTGAACATCCTGCTGTCCACGGCGGCGGTGGGGCTGTTCGCCTTCGGGATGCGGCTGTCGCAGATCCTCTTCATGTTCCTGACCGCCTCCTTCCTGCAGATCTGGTCGGTCAGCCGGCTGGAGTCCCAGCATGGCGCGGCGGACCACGCCCAGGCGGATTTCGTCTTCCACCTGTTCGTCGTCCTGCTGACCGGAGCCGGGCTGGGGCTGGCGCTGACCGCGCCGGAGATCCTCTGGCTGATCGCGTCCGCCGACTACACGCCGGTGCTGACCAGCATGCCCTTCCTGGTGCTGGCCTATGTGCTGCACGGGGTGCGGATGAATCCGGAGGTGGCGATCCTGAAGGCCAAGCGCGTCGGCGTGCTGCCCTGGATCTCCGCGGCCAGCCTCGCGGTGGGCTCGGCGCTGGCGCTGGCGCTGGTCTGGCAGTGGGGCCTGCTCGGCGCCGCGCTGGCCAACCTCGGGCGCGAGGTCTTCCAGATCGCCCTGACCGAGACGGTGCGCCGCCGCATCTGCCGCGACGAGGTGCCGCTGAACGCCGTGCGGATCGGCTGGATCCTGGTGCCGGCGGCCTTCGCCTACGCGGCCGGCTGGTACCTGTTCGGCACCGAGGTCGACCCGGCCTTCACCGCCGAGAAGGTGCTGCTGGTGCTGATGTTCCTGGCGGCGGCGGTGTTCGGTCCGGGCATGGGATCGGCGGGCCGGGCGATGCTGGGCAAGCTGCTGCTGGGCCGCGTCCGCCGCATGCAATCGGCGTCCTGA
- a CDS encoding cellulase family glycosylhydrolase — MATTTTGLVDTTFVVNASGQAAGGIWPQFRLLLDGVNLGQATVSSTSDGRYTFKAQVAPDQAHKLQIVYFNDGYVNGQDRNLLVKSLEVNGKPVASTSSLVTYDRGASDGKDVIPGQEGMWWDGSLDFALTKDYFPVPTPPAPAGNTQVILNLQGNAAGGVNAHFNLLIDGKKVGEGVAGTSAKDYAFSINATADQAHKVQIQYDNDATVNGQDRNLLVNKITINGKSVMPTDSNVTYDKGALDGKDVVKGQSGMWWNGTLVVDADKSFFPGSSNPTTPTNPPAPTPTKPTLSVSDVSVTEPTGKTTGIAPGFLHTEGGQIMDSSGKAVKLTGVNWFGSEGYAFAPQGLWMDSYQSHMNQMKDLGFNTIRLPYSDAMLDNGRMPTGIDYSKNPDLRGKTSLEVFDKIIDYADKIGMKIILDHHRSGDGASANENGLWYTSQYPESKMIENWKMLATRYKGNDAVIGADLHNEPHNPATWGDGGPNDWARAAERIGNAIQSVNKDWLLIVEGIETYQNQWYWWGGNLLGEKNYEVKFNEPGKLVYSVHDYGPSLYMMDWFKANNFPNNMPAKWDQMWGHFIQNDETPILVGEFGSRMETAIDKAWMPKLIQYMNGDWNGDGKIDLAAGDQGASWTYWAWSPGSGDTGGIMNDSWKVDYNKYNAIKPGLYSSTAASPVTTDAVFTVKLSQAYNQTVTVDYATADGTAKAGSDYLATSGKLTFAAGETTKTVAVKVLSDDVAEGVETFNLKLSNPTQATIADGTGIGTINPPGSAQALSADMLAHSLAQDTATVQSVGVQSALDLSSVDFTHMMTVDAVNLMLEHQAA; from the coding sequence ATGGCAACGACCACCACGGGTCTCGTCGACACGACCTTCGTCGTCAACGCCTCGGGGCAGGCTGCCGGCGGGATCTGGCCGCAGTTCCGGCTGCTCCTGGATGGTGTCAACCTTGGCCAGGCGACGGTCAGCTCGACCAGCGACGGCCGGTACACCTTCAAGGCCCAGGTCGCACCGGATCAGGCGCACAAGCTTCAGATCGTCTACTTCAACGACGGCTATGTGAACGGGCAGGACCGCAACCTGCTCGTCAAGTCGCTGGAAGTGAACGGCAAGCCCGTCGCCTCCACCAGCTCGCTGGTCACCTACGACCGCGGCGCCTCCGACGGCAAGGACGTGATTCCCGGCCAGGAAGGCATGTGGTGGGACGGTTCGCTCGATTTCGCCCTGACCAAGGACTATTTCCCGGTCCCGACGCCGCCGGCCCCCGCCGGCAACACCCAGGTCATCCTGAACCTGCAAGGCAACGCCGCGGGCGGCGTCAACGCGCATTTCAACCTGCTGATCGATGGCAAGAAGGTCGGCGAGGGCGTCGCCGGCACCTCGGCCAAGGACTACGCCTTCTCGATCAACGCCACGGCGGATCAGGCGCACAAGGTCCAGATCCAGTACGACAACGACGCCACGGTGAACGGCCAGGACCGCAACCTGCTGGTCAACAAGATCACCATCAACGGCAAGTCGGTCATGCCCACCGACAGCAACGTCACCTATGACAAGGGTGCCTTGGACGGCAAGGACGTGGTCAAGGGCCAGTCCGGCATGTGGTGGAACGGCACGCTGGTCGTCGACGCCGACAAGAGCTTCTTCCCCGGCTCCTCCAACCCGACCACGCCGACCAACCCGCCGGCCCCCACCCCGACGAAGCCGACCCTGTCGGTCAGCGACGTCTCGGTGACCGAGCCGACCGGCAAGACCACCGGCATCGCGCCGGGCTTCCTGCACACCGAGGGCGGCCAGATCATGGACAGCAGCGGCAAGGCCGTGAAGCTGACCGGCGTGAACTGGTTCGGGTCCGAGGGCTACGCCTTCGCGCCGCAGGGGCTGTGGATGGACAGCTACCAGAGCCACATGAACCAGATGAAGGATCTGGGCTTCAACACCATCCGCCTGCCCTACTCCGACGCGATGCTCGACAACGGCCGCATGCCGACCGGCATCGACTATTCGAAGAACCCCGACCTGCGCGGCAAGACCTCGCTGGAGGTCTTCGACAAGATCATCGACTACGCCGACAAGATCGGCATGAAGATCATCCTCGACCACCACCGCTCCGGCGATGGCGCGTCGGCCAACGAGAACGGGCTCTGGTACACCAGCCAGTACCCGGAATCGAAGATGATCGAGAACTGGAAGATGCTGGCGACCCGTTACAAGGGCAACGACGCCGTCATCGGCGCCGACCTGCACAACGAGCCGCACAACCCGGCCACCTGGGGCGACGGCGGCCCCAACGACTGGGCCCGCGCCGCGGAGCGCATCGGCAACGCCATCCAGTCGGTCAACAAGGATTGGCTGCTGATCGTCGAGGGCATCGAGACCTACCAGAACCAGTGGTACTGGTGGGGCGGCAATCTGCTGGGCGAGAAGAACTACGAGGTCAAGTTCAACGAACCGGGCAAGCTGGTCTACTCGGTCCACGACTACGGTCCGTCGCTCTACATGATGGACTGGTTCAAGGCCAACAACTTCCCGAACAACATGCCGGCGAAGTGGGACCAGATGTGGGGCCACTTCATCCAGAACGACGAGACCCCGATCCTGGTCGGCGAGTTCGGCAGCCGCATGGAAACCGCCATCGACAAGGCGTGGATGCCCAAGCTGATCCAGTACATGAACGGCGACTGGAACGGTGACGGCAAGATCGACCTCGCCGCGGGCGACCAGGGGGCGAGCTGGACCTACTGGGCCTGGAGCCCCGGCTCGGGCGACACCGGCGGCATCATGAACGACAGCTGGAAGGTGGACTACAACAAGTACAACGCCATCAAGCCCGGCCTGTACAGCAGCACCGCCGCCAGCCCGGTCACCACCGACGCCGTGTTCACGGTGAAGCTGTCCCAGGCCTACAACCAGACGGTGACGGTGGACTACGCCACGGCGGACGGCACGGCCAAGGCCGGTTCGGACTATCTGGCGACCAGCGGCAAGCTGACCTTCGCCGCCGGCGAGACCACCAAGACGGTCGCCGTCAAGGTGCTGAGCGACGACGTGGCCGAGGGCGTCGAGACCTTCAACCTGAAGCTCTCCAACCCGACGCAGGCGACCATCGCCGACGGGACCGGCATCGGCACCATCAACCCGCCGGGCTCCGCCCAGGCTCTGTCGGCGGACATGCTGGCCCACAGCCTGGCCCAGGACACGGCGACGGTGCAGTCGGTGGGCGTGCAGTCCGCGCTCGACCTGTCGTCGGTCGACTTCACGCACATGATGACGGTGGACGCCGTGAACCTGATGCTCGAACATCAGGCCGCGTAA
- a CDS encoding class I SAM-dependent methyltransferase encodes MDTLTSDELVARYKRKFGLAPNYPLSETMVRQHWDLERQLARELLDSRREERWTVFERNYTTLYSECPWLNDAVDTAAQNDELDFRHFLTLLKGARDVYEVGSGKGRLLSYLARHGHRCVATEITRERGERWTDERSNVTWRCCDGVNLAEFEPRAHYDAVVSTHVIEHLHPEDVSVHLSNVHAILKPGGRYVLSMPHKHAGPMDLSEVFGLDEPICMHLREYTWSETERALREAGFTRMEAVYIAPMAVRRRMHIHGSGRGYLAYVKAVESVMGAMPLTLRRKLGKIGQLYLFRPEVFMVAHKSHEG; translated from the coding sequence GTGGACACGTTGACGTCGGATGAGCTGGTCGCCCGCTACAAGCGGAAGTTCGGTCTGGCCCCGAACTACCCCCTCAGCGAAACCATGGTCCGCCAGCATTGGGACCTGGAACGCCAGCTCGCCCGCGAGCTGCTGGATTCCCGCCGCGAAGAGCGCTGGACGGTGTTCGAGCGGAACTACACCACCCTCTACAGCGAATGCCCCTGGCTGAACGACGCGGTGGACACGGCGGCGCAGAACGACGAGTTGGACTTCCGCCACTTCCTGACGCTGCTCAAGGGCGCGCGGGACGTCTACGAGGTCGGGTCGGGCAAGGGCCGGCTGCTCAGCTATCTGGCCCGCCACGGCCACCGCTGCGTCGCCACCGAGATCACCCGTGAGCGCGGCGAGCGCTGGACCGACGAACGCTCCAACGTGACGTGGCGCTGCTGCGACGGCGTGAACCTCGCCGAGTTCGAGCCGCGCGCCCATTACGACGCCGTCGTCTCCACCCATGTCATCGAGCATCTCCACCCCGAGGACGTGTCCGTGCACCTGTCCAACGTGCACGCCATCCTCAAGCCGGGGGGCCGCTACGTGCTCAGCATGCCGCACAAGCACGCCGGGCCGATGGACCTGTCGGAGGTCTTCGGGCTGGACGAGCCGATCTGCATGCACCTGCGCGAATACACCTGGAGCGAGACGGAGCGCGCGCTGCGCGAGGCCGGCTTCACCCGGATGGAGGCCGTCTACATCGCCCCGATGGCGGTGCGCCGGCGCATGCACATCCATGGTTCCGGGCGCGGATACCTCGCCTACGTGAAGGCCGTGGAATCCGTCATGGGGGCGATGCCGTTAACCCTGCGGCGCAAGCTCGGCAAGATCGGCCAGCTTTACCTGTTCCGCCCGGAGGTCTTCATGGTGGCTCACAAAAGTCACGAAGGCTGA
- a CDS encoding endo-1,4-beta-xylanase has product MAQTSPKATSPKALSFTRRDALRAAAAAAVLASCKAAAGPAVAEAASVAAVPNPTLRDACRAAGILHGAARDHLIEPEDPMLDTLMARECDVVTPENGGKWAVFQPQEGNFDWGRFDAGVELARRIGAKPNWHCALWQHMGMPDYMTLPASRQRALGIAESAYFSADGTLSEDNYWPRFTAMVAAVKQRYGDNFYRIDVMNEAFFWETERSHPQEQDRYGFRKGMWWVVAGGAKGPEWLDPFFHHIRKEFPSSKLVINEFGIEIDEGWQQRKRAYFQTWLTDAVKRGVPIDGVGLQSHLMAGKPYDREGMKGFLRAMDRLGLPIHVTEFDVNEKHLPRSWSRAEKDRAMAFLAGQYLGDIAGNARLAELCWWHLRSDLNYISRELPELKPHPSPYDAASRPLPLYEASVQALRGRNRSG; this is encoded by the coding sequence CGCCGAGGCGGCGTCCGTTGCCGCCGTGCCCAACCCCACCCTGCGCGACGCCTGCCGGGCCGCCGGGATTCTTCACGGCGCCGCCCGCGACCACCTGATCGAGCCGGAAGACCCCATGCTCGACACGCTGATGGCGCGGGAATGCGACGTGGTGACTCCCGAGAACGGCGGCAAATGGGCCGTCTTCCAGCCGCAGGAGGGCAACTTCGACTGGGGCCGCTTCGACGCCGGGGTGGAGCTGGCCCGCCGCATCGGCGCCAAGCCCAACTGGCACTGCGCCCTGTGGCAGCACATGGGCATGCCCGACTACATGACGCTGCCGGCCAGCCGCCAGCGCGCGCTGGGCATCGCGGAGAGCGCCTATTTCTCGGCCGACGGCACGCTGTCCGAGGACAATTACTGGCCGCGCTTCACCGCCATGGTCGCGGCGGTCAAGCAGCGCTACGGCGACAATTTCTACCGCATCGACGTGATGAACGAGGCCTTCTTCTGGGAGACCGAGCGCAGCCACCCCCAGGAGCAGGACCGCTACGGCTTCCGCAAGGGCATGTGGTGGGTGGTGGCCGGCGGCGCCAAGGGGCCGGAATGGCTGGACCCGTTCTTCCACCACATCCGCAAGGAATTCCCCTCCTCCAAGCTGGTTATCAACGAGTTCGGGATTGAGATCGACGAGGGCTGGCAGCAGCGCAAGCGCGCCTATTTCCAGACCTGGCTGACCGACGCGGTCAAGCGCGGCGTGCCGATCGACGGCGTCGGGCTGCAGAGCCACCTGATGGCCGGCAAGCCCTACGACCGCGAGGGCATGAAGGGCTTCCTGCGGGCCATGGACCGGCTGGGCCTGCCCATCCACGTCACCGAGTTCGACGTGAACGAGAAGCACCTGCCGCGCTCCTGGTCGCGGGCGGAGAAGGACCGCGCCATGGCCTTCCTGGCCGGGCAGTATCTGGGCGACATCGCCGGGAACGCGCGGCTGGCCGAGCTGTGCTGGTGGCACCTGCGCTCCGACCTCAACTACATCTCCCGCGAATTGCCGGAGCTGAAGCCCCATCCCTCGCCCTACGACGCGGCGTCGCGCCCGCTGCCGCTGTACGAGGCGTCGGTGCAGGCGCTGCGCGGACGCAACCGGTCGGGGTGA